The stretch of DNA TTTGTGAGTGAAGTATCCAACATGCGTGGAATTTTTGTGACTCTGTCGGCGTTCTTGATGTTATCTCTGGCAATTCAGGAAACTAAAGGTAActaggaaagaaaaaaatagctcAGCATGTATGTgggataattaaaatttagaatcaaaatcaaaatcaaaatcgGAGCAGTGTGCAAAATAGAGAGACGACAATTGAATCTAGTGGAACGACGACGTGAAAAATTCTGTGAGACGTTGTGAATCACCTTTATATTCCATCAAACTCTTTACCATGTATTcgacttttattaattttttttaatgtcgaATAAAATCCTATTTGCTTAGCAAAATTACCTTATTTGGACGCAAAATGCCTTCTCACAATTTCCATTCAGtaggataaaataaaattaattaattaaaatttcaataaactatttaatttttatattcatctTTTCAGCTTCAATTTTGGGAGAACTTCTAGAAGGCGTTGCAAAGTTGCATACTCCTCCACTTGAATCAACTACCGTATCAGTTGATCAAAACTTGAATTTAACCAAACTTAATGTTATAGAATATATTACGGTTTCAGAAGATTTAATTAGAGATCGTTTAGAAATATATATTGATAAATATGGAAAACGTTTGGGTGA from Lutzomyia longipalpis isolate SR_M1_2022 chromosome 1, ASM2433408v1 encodes:
- the LOC129787266 gene encoding protein TsetseEP-like; amino-acid sequence: MRGIFVTLSAFLMLSLAIQETKASILGELLEGVAKLHTPPLESTTVSVDQNLNLTKLNVIEYITVSEDLIRDRLEIYIDKYGKRLGELAGDILQSVLNDVLKKPEPEPKPEPEPEPEPEPEPEPEPQP